Within the Photobacterium swingsii genome, the region GCGTTGTGCGTTTTAATAGCTGAACGCCGAGCTGTTTTTCGAGCCATGATAGCCGTTTCGAGAGTGCGGAGCTGGATGTGTTGAGCTGAGTTGCGGCTTGCGCGAGCGAGCCTTGGTCAACCACAGTCACGAAACTTTTGGTGCAGGTAATCCAATCCATAAAAATCCAGTGATGAAAGGTACGAAATAACTGAGTCGCAGTTCACATTGCATGCGGAACAAGTGATAATCATTACAAATAAGCAACATTAACGATCATAACAGTCAGTATGTGAAGGCTACACACTGTTTTTGATACTTGTCGGGTAGCGCATTGTAATCATTCAGTAACCCTTTATATTTTATTCAGAACATTATGTGAAGCAGGAAGTTATGAGAAAAGCCTCAGGGATGAAGTTAACCAATCGACTGGTTACTTTTGTCACTCTTATCGTGATTTGTGCCATATTCGTCATTTTTATTGGCGGAGCATTGAGTTTCCGTAAATTAGGGCAAGATTACCTGACACACTACCTTGATGGAGTGGTGGCGGTGATCGATCAAGAGTTGGCCGATCCGCAAGGCTCGCAAGGGTTATCCCGTTGGTTGCCTAAGCTATTGAAGGCCAGCAATGTGGTAGAGCTCGAAGTGGGCAGTGATGCTGGCGTTATTTACTCGTTTCGTGGGCTGCAAAAAATCCAAGACCCTAATATTCTCCATCTGGGCCATTACCAACTTGAGCATAACCCTGGCTTTTATATTGAACTTAAATCCTTGCCACCGTATACCGAGTTCACTTATTCGATAGGCGCGATGTCGTCCATTAGCCTTGCGATTGTCATGATCATTATGGGGCTGGTATGGGGGATGAATTGGCTTCGCCTGCAATTACATGGCTCTGAATTACTAGAAGAGCGTGGACGCATGATATTGGCTGGTCGAGTGACGGACTATGAAGTCGGTGACGAAAAGGAGTGGCCTGCTACTGCGAGTTTAGCGCTTGATCAAATGATTGCGGAGCTCAAAGATGCCCGCCAAGAGCGTAGCCGCTTTGATACCTTTATTCGCACCCATACTTTTCTTGACCAACTGACAGGTGCGGCAAATCGGGTGCTATTTGATAGCCGATTACAGTCAGTCGTACAGGATCAGGAAACCCATGGTGCCGTTATCTTGATCCGTATTGCTGATTGGGATGAGTTATTAGCAGATCAAGGAAAAGAAAATGCAGATGAGCTGGTTCACGATGTGGGAATGATATTGTCTAACTTAATCCAGCGCTATCCTGACACTGTGTTATCTCGATACTTTGATGCCGAATTTGCGATCATGCTTCCTCAGCAGTCTGTAAAAGAAGTGCGTTTGTTCACTAACCAAATGTTGAATGCGTTAGAGCGGTTATTACCGCCAGCACCATTAGAGCCAGATAATTGGTGTCATATAGGTATGACATCTTTTGTTAGCGGTGAGCGACGGGGACGGATCATGGATGAGGCTGATATGGCACTGCGAAGTGCACAGCTACAAGGGGCCAATAATTGGTTTGCGTTTAAAAAAGATCAGCAAACAGAAGACGCACGTGGTAGTGTTCGATGGCGAACCTTGTTGGATGCCGTTTTGAATGCACACGCTATCCAGTTGCATCAGCAACCTGTGATCAGTGCCCATGATGGGCGGATTTTGCAACGCGAGTTACTGGCTCGAATTAAAGATGAGAATGGCGTCCAAATTAAAGCATCACGATTTCTACCTGCAGTTGAGCAAGTGGGTTTCACTATTCGAATGGATAAACAAGTGGTTAGCCAAGCCCTTGCCACACTGAAACGAATGCCTTCCACGGAAGTATTTTCGGTGAACCTGAATGTGACTTCTTTACTTGAGCGAAACTTTGTACGTTGGTTACGTGATGAGTTGTTACAAACCCCTCGCACTGTGCTGAATCGCTTGTCATTTGAGGTGCCAGAGGGAGCATTGGTGAAGCATTTAGATACAATGCGACCGATAGCGCGGATGATTGTGGGATTAGGCTGTAAATTAGTGGTTGATCAGGCTGGTCGTACGATAGTGAGCACGCATTATATTAAAGACATTAATGTTGATTATATAAAGCTGCATCGTAGCTTAGTACGTGAGATTAATTTGCGGCAAGAAAATCAACTTTTTGTTCGCTCAATGCTCGGTGCATGTGGTGATAGTCGTGCCGAGGTAATAGCCGTGGGTGTTGAGAATGAAAAAGAGTGGAATGTATTGAAATCACTAGGGGTACATGCCGGGCAAGGGCGTTACTTTTCACCGGAAATGAGCTTAGAAAAATATTTGCTTACTGATTAAGAAAGAACCAAGGGTATATTTTGGAATACTTTTAAAAAGTGATTGTTTAACATACTTATTATGAATATTTTAGGGTAAAATAGTCAAACTATTGACGTGGTGGGTTATACCACTAGTTGTATTGCTTAATTGCCGTCGAATTGGAAAGCCATGAAAACTCACTCTTTTTTCAGCCGTTTTATTAAAAACAAAAAGCAGAGTCCTGTTATCAGTCTGGCTGTGTTTCCAGAATCGATTTCGTTAGTCTTTGAGTCACAATCATTATGGGTCGTTGATAACCATGATGCGACGACTAATGTTCAGCGTGAATCTGCCATAGATGCGCTATTAACAAAACATCAATTAGTGGGTTGCCAAGTTAAACTGGTGATAGGTCATGGTTTATATCAATCCTTATTGATTGAAAAGCCTGAAATCCCACAAGAAGAACTCTCGACGGCTTTGCCTTTTTTGATCAAAGATTTGGTCAATGAATCACCAATGGAGCTGGTTGCCGGTGGTTTTCCTGCACCGCTAAAAGAGCGCTTACAAGTTTTTGCTGCTGGGCGAAAAACATTAGAACCCTTAATTAAAGCGGTGGCAAAAGCGGGCAGTGAAGTTGATTCTATTTCAACAGAAGAAGTGCAATGGGGCGCCTTAACCTCGTCGACCATGAGCCAGCTTATCTTGCATCGTCGAGAAAACGCCGGGCTGCAACTCACGGCTTTTAAACAGCAAGTCATGTGTTTTCAACGTCAGCTGCGTGGCGTACGTTTTCCTCTATTAGCTGATGGGGCAAGTGAACAGCAAGTTGCTTTACAGCTTGATAGCCTCGCCCTTGAACTACAGCGCTCGTTAGATTTTTTAAGTGCACAGCTGCGTGATAACCCAATATCTCAATTGTTGATATCGTGCGATGGTGAAGATGACGCTGCTTTAGCACAGGCGCTGAGTGAACGTTTGAGTGTTAAAGTGGTGGCGATAGTCGCGCCTTCTGACACCTTGATCTCTAATGCCTCTCGTATCGCATGGGCCGCTCAAACCTCAATTAAAGAAGCTAACCTCGATCTTTATACCGATAGCTTGAAGCCGCAAACACAATTGCTCACATTGCGTAATGTGATGGCGAGTTGGCTGATTGGTACTATTTTGATGGCAACATTTTTTGGTTGGCAGCAATGGCAAAGCCATGTGGTCGAACAAAAGTTGGCTGCCGAACAGAGTCGATTATCCCTCAAACAAGGCGAAATGAACCGTTTAAAAACCGCGTTAGCACAGCACCTGCCTAGTGAAATTAAAGTGGAGTTAGCGGATAACCTTGAACA harbors:
- a CDS encoding PilN domain-containing protein gives rise to the protein MKTHSFFSRFIKNKKQSPVISLAVFPESISLVFESQSLWVVDNHDATTNVQRESAIDALLTKHQLVGCQVKLVIGHGLYQSLLIEKPEIPQEELSTALPFLIKDLVNESPMELVAGGFPAPLKERLQVFAAGRKTLEPLIKAVAKAGSEVDSISTEEVQWGALTSSTMSQLILHRRENAGLQLTAFKQQVMCFQRQLRGVRFPLLADGASEQQVALQLDSLALELQRSLDFLSAQLRDNPISQLLISCDGEDDAALAQALSERLSVKVVAIVAPSDTLISNASRIAWAAQTSIKEANLDLYTDSLKPQTQLLTLRNVMASWLIGTILMATFFGWQQWQSHVVEQKLAAEQSRLSLKQGEMNRLKTALAQHLPSEIKVELADNLEQHVATQQATLNAIEGHDSSLRVGFAGMLQQLSDAANGDISLNHIHATGLSLDLAGVARSPESVPSWIQAFKEYEHLMDRRFQVMSLGRNDNNIVTFKLQAQRVSKAAGDVK
- the csrD gene encoding RNase E specificity factor CsrD encodes the protein MRKASGMKLTNRLVTFVTLIVICAIFVIFIGGALSFRKLGQDYLTHYLDGVVAVIDQELADPQGSQGLSRWLPKLLKASNVVELEVGSDAGVIYSFRGLQKIQDPNILHLGHYQLEHNPGFYIELKSLPPYTEFTYSIGAMSSISLAIVMIIMGLVWGMNWLRLQLHGSELLEERGRMILAGRVTDYEVGDEKEWPATASLALDQMIAELKDARQERSRFDTFIRTHTFLDQLTGAANRVLFDSRLQSVVQDQETHGAVILIRIADWDELLADQGKENADELVHDVGMILSNLIQRYPDTVLSRYFDAEFAIMLPQQSVKEVRLFTNQMLNALERLLPPAPLEPDNWCHIGMTSFVSGERRGRIMDEADMALRSAQLQGANNWFAFKKDQQTEDARGSVRWRTLLDAVLNAHAIQLHQQPVISAHDGRILQRELLARIKDENGVQIKASRFLPAVEQVGFTIRMDKQVVSQALATLKRMPSTEVFSVNLNVTSLLERNFVRWLRDELLQTPRTVLNRLSFEVPEGALVKHLDTMRPIARMIVGLGCKLVVDQAGRTIVSTHYIKDINVDYIKLHRSLVREINLRQENQLFVRSMLGACGDSRAEVIAVGVENEKEWNVLKSLGVHAGQGRYFSPEMSLEKYLLTD